A single region of the Lactobacillus xylocopicola genome encodes:
- the rpsT gene encoding 30S ribosomal protein S20, producing the protein MPQIKSAIKRVKTQDAARKRNAAQMNQLRTTIKKFKTAQAAGAEDASELHVAAARALDKAASKGLIHKNKASRDKSRLAKLAK; encoded by the coding sequence ATGCCACAAATCAAATCAGCGATTAAACGTGTCAAAACTCAAGATGCTGCTAGAAAGCGCAATGCTGCTCAAATGAACCAGTTAAGAACGACGATTAAGAAGTTCAAGACGGCTCAAGCTGCTGGTGCCGAAGACGCCTCCGAATTACATGTTGCTGCTGCCCGCGCACTGGACAAGGCTGCTTCTAAAGGTCTTATCCACAAAAACAAGGCTAGCCGTGACAAAAGCCGTTTAGCTAAATTAGCAAAATAA
- the holA gene encoding DNA polymerase III subunit delta → MTLLSLFKNTNSNNSHTLITGDDDFLNDYLARSYTREKTFAKLDHVTVDCESDGLAELIADLTESSLFSDQKVITVKHPFFLTARVAQKYQQQLAQLERILANSDRLEDIIVLVASDEKIDRRKKLTKTVLRQFNVVDTHVKPYEVEKVTRQLIAAEGYQLPGPALQLLLERSDHILDTVLSNLQKLKMLAVDGQISVEAVKRNVDLSMAQNVFAILEAALKHNYQEAVERLENQLQEGSNPAQLLAVFENQLELILVVKILQARGRSEGQITKELGVHPYRVKLSLQNGLSVAKLATLLEQAIKLDFGYKSGQYRDSNFLQLFVLSV, encoded by the coding sequence ATGACGCTACTTTCTTTATTTAAAAATACTAACAGCAATAATTCCCATACTTTGATTACGGGGGACGATGACTTTCTAAATGATTATCTAGCCCGATCTTATACCCGTGAAAAAACCTTTGCGAAGTTGGACCACGTGACGGTCGATTGTGAGAGTGATGGGCTGGCTGAATTAATTGCTGACCTAACAGAGTCAAGCCTGTTCAGCGATCAAAAGGTTATCACAGTCAAGCATCCGTTTTTTTTGACCGCCCGGGTAGCCCAAAAATATCAGCAGCAGCTGGCTCAACTGGAACGTATTTTGGCTAATAGTGATCGCTTGGAAGACATTATTGTGCTCGTAGCTTCAGATGAAAAGATCGACCGGCGGAAGAAGTTGACTAAAACAGTTTTGCGGCAGTTTAATGTGGTTGATACGCACGTTAAGCCCTATGAAGTAGAGAAGGTGACTAGGCAGCTAATTGCGGCTGAGGGTTATCAACTCCCCGGTCCGGCCCTGCAATTATTACTAGAGCGCAGTGACCATATTCTAGATACCGTGCTGAGCAACTTGCAGAAATTAAAGATGCTTGCGGTTGATGGACAAATTTCGGTGGAGGCGGTAAAGCGAAACGTTGACTTGTCCATGGCTCAAAATGTCTTTGCAATCTTGGAAGCAGCACTTAAGCATAACTACCAAGAGGCCGTGGAGCGGTTGGAAAATCAGCTGCAAGAAGGCAGTAATCCAGCGCAATTACTAGCTGTTTTTGAAAATCAGCTGGAATTGATTTTGGTAGTCAAAATCCTGCAAGCGCGGGGCAGAAGTGAAGGCCAAATCACTAAGGAGCTAGGCGTTCACCCATACCGGGTAAAGTTAAGTCTGCAAAATGGCCTTTCCGTGGCAAAGTTAGCGACTTTGCTAGAACAAGCTATCAAGCTGGACTTTGGCTATAAAAGCGGCCAATATCGCGACAGCAACTTTTTACAATTATTTGTTTTAAGCGTCTAA